From a region of the Canis lupus dingo isolate Sandy chromosome 5, ASM325472v2, whole genome shotgun sequence genome:
- the GRAMD1B gene encoding protein Aster-B isoform X11, with amino-acid sequence MPAANMLENLQPPALQVPAPQGAPEGGPLWSSSSTPTLRRRRFKMRRTKNVQEQSLEAGLARELPGVLAPGKEFLQLPSIEITPSSDEDTPWSNCSTPSASPRRKRFLLRKWLRVRERKECSESRMNRKALGSSHLLGP; translated from the exons ATGCCGGCGGCCAACATGCTGGAGAACCTGCAGCCGCCCGCCCTGCAGGTGCCCGCGCCCCAGGGCGCGCCCGAGGGCGGCCCGCTCTGGTCCAGCTCGTCGACCCCCACGCTCCGCCGCCGGCGCTTCAAGATGCGCCGCACGAAGAACGTGCAGGAGCAGAGCCTGGAGGCCGGGCTGGCGCGGGAGCTGCCCGGCGTCCTGGCCCCGGGCAAGGAGTTCCTGCAGCTGCCGTCCATCGAGATCACGCCCTCCAGCGACGAGGACACCCCGTGGTCCAACTGCTCCACACCCAGCGCGTCTCCGCGCCGAAAGCGCTTCCTCCTCCGCAAGTGGCTCAGGGTGAGGGAGCGGAAGGAGTGCAGTGAGAGCAG AATGAACAGGAAAGCCCTTGGCAGCTCGCATCTGTTGGGTCCTTAA